The Solea senegalensis isolate Sse05_10M linkage group LG4, IFAPA_SoseM_1, whole genome shotgun sequence genome includes a region encoding these proteins:
- the txnrd3 gene encoding thioredoxin reductase 3, whose translation MPPVENDTGKNELKSRIQQLIDSNQVMVFSKSYCPYCTKVKDLFTELNVKCNVEELDLIEDGTSYQEMLLEMTGQKTVPYVFINKTHLGGCDNTMQAHKNGSLQQLLGCDSESYDYDLIVIGGGSGGLACSKEAALLGKKVMVLDFVVPTPKGTTWGLGGTCVNVGCIPKKLMHQTALLGTAMQDARKYGWEFDQTEKHNWETMRTAVNDYIGSLNWGYRLSLRDKHVNYVNAYAEFIEPHKIKATNKRGKETFYTAANFVLATGERPRYLGVPGDKEYCITSDDLFSLPYCPGKTLVIGASYVALECGGFLAGLGLDVTIMVRSILLRGFDQEMANRAGEHMEEHGVKFLRRFVPVKIEELEAGAPGKLKVTAKSTETDEIIEGEYNTVLIAVGRDACTDKLGLDKTGVMVNPKNGKIPVNDEEQTNVPHIYAIGDILEGKWELTPVAIQAGKLLARRLYAGSSLKCDYINVPTTVFTPLEYGACGLSEEKATELYGQGNIEVFHTLFWPLEFTVPGRDNNKCYAKIICNKLDNDRVIGFHYLGPNAGEVTQGFGVAMKCRVTKEQLDGTIGIHPTCAEVFTTLEVTKRSGGDITTAGC comes from the exons ATGCCTCCTGTCGAAAATGACACCGGGAAGAATGAACTAAAATCCCGGATTCAGCAGCTTATTGACTCAAATCAAGTGATGGTTTTCAGCAAAAGCTACTGCCCGTATTGTACGAAG GTGAAAGACCTGTTCACAGAGTTGAATGTCAAGTGTAACGTGGAGGAGTTGGACCTCATAG AGGATGGAACCAGTTACCAGGAGATGCTGCTTGAGATGACTGGACAGAAAACAGTTCCTTATGTCTTCATCAACAAGACACACCTTGGTGGTTGTGACAACACAATGCAG GCTCATAAAAATGGCAGCCTGCAGCAGCTACTGGGTTGTGACAGTGAATCATACGACTACGACCTTATCGTCATCGGAGGAGGATCTGGAGGCCTGGCCTGCTCAAAG GAAGCTGCCCTGTTGGGGAAGAAGGTCATGGTGCTGGACTTTGTCGTGCCCACACCTAAAGGGACTACCTGGG GCCTTGGAGGAACTTGTGTGAATGTGGGCTGCATTCCCAAGAAGCTGATGCACCAGACGGCTCTGTTGGGCACAGCCATGCAGGATGCACGCAAGTATGGCTGGGAGTTCGATCAGACAG agaaacACAACTGGGAGACGATGAGGACGGCAGTGAACGACTACATTGGCTCATTGAACTGGGGTTACAGGTTGTCACTGAGAGACAAGCATGTCAACTATGTCAATGCCTACGCAGAGTTCATTGAACCACACAAAATCAAG gCGACAAACAAACGAGGGAAGGAGACATTTTACACCGCAGCTAATTTTGTCTTGGCTACGGGCGAGAGACCACGCTACCTGGGCGTTCCTGGAGACAAGGAGTACTGCATCACCAG TGACGACCTTTTCTCGTTGCCTTACTGCCCTGGAAAGACCCTGGTGATCGGGGCGTCGTATGTGGCTTTGGAGTGTGGTGGCTTCCTAGCTGGCTTGGGTCTTGATGTCACCATAATGGTCCGATCCATCCTGCTGAGGGGCTTTGACCAAGAAATGGCCAACCGTGCCGGAGAGCACATGGAGGAACATGGTGTTAAATTCCTCCGGAGATTCGTCCCTGTCAAA ATAGAGGAGCTGGAAGCAGGTGCTCCTGGAAAGCTAAAGGTGACGGCTAAGTCCACAGAAACTGATGAGATCATCGAGGGAGAATACAACACT GTGTTGATAGCTGTGGGCCGTGACGCATGCACTGACAAGCTTGGTCTGGACAAGACAGGGGTCATGGTCAACCCTAA GAATGGCAAGATTCCAGTGAATGATGAAGAGCAGACCAATGTGCCTCACATCTACGCCATTGGAGACATTCTGGAGGGCAAGTGGGAGCTGACACCTGTTGCAATCCAGGCTGGCAAACTGTTGGCACGACGCCTCTATGCAGGATCAAGCCTCAag TGTGACTACATCAATGTGCCCACAACTGTTTTCACTCCACTGGAGTATGGTGCCTGCGGACTGTCGGAGGAGAAAGCTACGGAGCTCTACGGACAGGGCAACATTGAg GTGTTCCACACTCTGTTCTGGCCTCTGGAGTTCACTGTGCCCGGCAGGGACAACAACAAGTGCTATGCCAAGATCATCTGCAACAAACTTGACAAT gaTCGAGTCATTGGGTTTCACTACTTGGGTCCCAATGCAGGAGAGGTGACCCAGGGTTTTGGTGTAGCCATGAAATGTCGTGTCACCAAAGAACAGCTGGACGGCACCATCGGCATCCACCCAACCTGTGCTGAG GTCTTCACCACTTTGGAAGTGACCAAGAGATCTGGTGGAGACATCACCACTGCAGGCTGCTGA